The uncultured Desulfuromonas sp. genome has a segment encoding these proteins:
- a CDS encoding TRAP transporter small permease, translating into MLKKIFRRIDAAFSFVEDWSLLIVVGVALTSGLLNIILRKATPYSLYWSDEVIRKAIFFCTYIGCSAAIKQRALIRIDAVPQIIPVSRKFFNVINHLSVLVFSGLLTWLGWKMMVEVRADEFATTATLQIPEWYFYAVLPVVGVMMFIRTVMLLTEDVFKLSDDTQEATHG; encoded by the coding sequence ATGCTGAAAAAAATTTTCCGCCGTATTGATGCCGCGTTTTCCTTTGTTGAAGACTGGTCTCTGCTGATTGTGGTTGGCGTGGCTCTAACTTCCGGCCTTCTCAACATCATTCTACGTAAAGCCACACCGTACAGTTTGTACTGGTCGGACGAAGTGATCCGTAAAGCGATTTTCTTCTGCACCTATATCGGCTGCAGTGCTGCGATCAAGCAGCGCGCCCTGATTCGTATCGATGCCGTCCCGCAGATCATCCCGGTGTCGCGAAAATTCTTCAATGTCATTAACCACCTCTCCGTACTGGTTTTTTCAGGTCTGCTGACGTGGCTGGGCTGGAAAATGATGGTCGAAGTCCGCGCCGATGAATTCGCCACCACGGCAACACTGCAGATTCCCGAATGGTATTTTTATGCCGTGCTGCCCGTCGTCGGTGTGATGATGTTCATACGTACTGTCATGTTACTGACCGAGGACGTCTTCAAACTGTCCGACGACACACAGGAGGCGACTCATGGATAG